Within the Flavobacteriales bacterium genome, the region ATATCGGCCTTATTCCTCTGTTCAGTCCTGTTAATTAAATAATGAAATTTAGAAAAGTCGAACTTAGGACACTTATAGACACACTTGCTCTGTAACGATTAACCCGGAGCAAGCTGTGGTTCTCCTAACCGGAGGACATCGAGGCCTCGGCACGCATTAGTGCCGGGGTTTTTTTATGGCAAACAGGCTCCTTTGGCTGCCCACCAAGGATGAAACTCCATAGTAAGCCTGTTGGCTTTGATCATGGGATCTTCGGACTCCAGAGCTCGCGCTTCTTCTACAGTAGCCACATCGAAAATAATGATGCCACGAAGTTCGGTATCCTCCCCCATGGGGCCTACCATGGCGATCTTACCTTCATCGGCCAAACGTTCGAAGTGGGCGAGATGCCCCTCCATGAGCTTGGCTGCAGTGGCGGAATCCTGACTTCTTTCGGGGCCGGATTTCAATAGACAGAGGATATAGCTCTTCATCGTATACATGGTATCACCTTCTTGATAGGAGAACTCGCGGGGCGACTGCTGGGCCATCGCGCCGTAGGCGCAAAACAAAAAAAGGAAAAGGGAGGATAAGGTCTTCATTGCCTTGTGTGTTCAATTTTAGAGAAAATTCGAATATTATTGCATTATGAGCAACGATATCGCTGAAATATTTCCGGCCTTTACCGATGAGGAACTTCGCCAACAAATAACTGACGAGTGTACCATTCGTCGTACTTCGGCGGGTACTACTTTAATGGAGATGGGGCAATACGTTAAGTCGATACCCCTGATCACGGAAGGTCGTGTAAAGGTTTTTCGAGAAGACGATGATGGTCATGAGTTGTTCCTCTATTACCTCGAGCCCGGTGAAGGATGTGCAATGAGTTTCGCCTGCACACTTCATAATCAGACTTCCCAAGTCAAGGCAGTCGCGATGGAGGATACCGAATTCATATCGGTGCCAGTTGGGTTGATTCCCGATTGGATGAGCAAGTATAAGTCGTGGTACCGATTCGTGATCGAGACTTATCAAGCGCGTTTTGAGGAACTGCTTAGCACACCGGATAGCATTGCGTTTCAGCGCATGGATGAACGGCTGATCAGCTACCTTAAAAAGAGCTCGGAGGTGTTGGAGACACGTGTTCTGAAGCTGCCGCACCAAGAGATCGCCTATGAGTTGAATACCTCGCGTGAGGTCATCAGTAGGCTACTGAAGAAAATAGAAAAAGACGGATTCGTGTCCTTGGGTCGTAACAGGATCGAACCGGTCGATCTGTAATCGGATGACTTTTGTTACGGTGTTGGGGGTGGCGCACAAGGTACCTTTGCACGAAATCTTATTTCTGCTATGAACGTGAAGCAATATATACCCCTACTAAATTGGATCACACATTACGACAGGGGAGACCTTCGTGGAGATTTATCCGCGGGTCTGACCGTTGGTGTAATGCTTATTCCTCAGGGAATGGCGTATTCCATGCTTGCCGGTTTACCGCCGATCTACGGACTTTACGCGTCAACCGTACCTTTGATCTTGTACGCTATTTTTGGCACGAGTCGGCAATTGGCAGTAGGACCAGTAGCCATGGTGGCATTACTGATCTCTTCGGGGGTTGGGGCAATTGCTCCTGTTGGCACCGATGAATTCGTTGGGCTAGCAATTCTACTTGCCTTAATGGTGGGTATTTTGCAATTCAGTTTAGGGGTCTTTAGGCTTGGGTTTTTAGTGAATTTCTTGTCACACCCGGTCATCTCGGGATTCACGAGCGCAGCAGCTCTGATCATCGGTTTGAACCAATTGAAGCACTTGTTGGGAATCGACATTCCCCGTAGCAACTACATTCACGAGATCCTTATAAATGCTGGATCGAATATCGGCAACACTCATGTTCCGACCTTGATCCTTGGCGTTGTCGCTATAGGTATCATCATGAACCTAAAAAAGGTAAACAGAAGTATACCTGGCCCTTTAGTAGTCGTGATCTTGGGGATTTTAGCTGTCTACTTCTTGAAATTAGATCAAGGAGGTATGAAGATCGTGAAGGAAGTGCCCAGTGGGCTTCCGAATCCAGAAATTCCTTCGTTGAATTGGGAGAGCTTAGGAGATTTGATGCCAATCGCTTTGACGATCGCTCTTGTGGGGTTCATGGAATCGATCGCTGTGGCTAAGGCGATTCAAGCCAAGCACAAGAACTACGAAGTTGACCCGAATCAGGAATTGATCGGTCTTGGGTTGGCCAATATTTTGGGGGCGCTTTTCAAGGCTTTTCCAACTACGGGCGGATTTTCACGTACTGCGGTGAATGACCAAGCAGGAGCTCGAACCGGCCTTGCGAGTATCATTAGCGCGGTGTTGATCATTTTGACGCTGTTGTTTTTAACTCCCTTGTTCTACTTCTTGCCGAAGGCAATACTCGCTAGTGTAATCATGGTCGCCGTATTCGGATTGATCGATTTCAAAGAGGCAAAGCACTTGTGGCATGCGAATAAAAAAGACTTTGCCATGCTGTTGGTCACATTCCTCGCGACTCTTTCACTCGGTATAGAAGAGGGTATTGCGGCGGGAGTGGTATTGAGTTTGGCAATGGTCATTTACCGAGTCACTTATCCGCATATGGCGCGCGAGGGTCAATTACCCGGGACCAATCAGTTTCGGAATTTGGAGCGCTTCTCTGAAGCACAGTCCGATCCGGAGATTTTGATCGCGCGGTTGGATGCGCAATTGTTTTTTGCGAACACCAACTATTTTCGTGAACGACTGGAGCAGTGGGAACAAGAGAAAGGAGATCAACTGAAACTAGTAATTCTGAACGCAAAGGCGATAAATGGGTTGGATTCCTCTGCAGTGAATATGCTCCACGACCTTGCGGAGGAATATCACAAACGGGATATCGAATTTTATATTAGTGGTTTAAAAGGTCCGTTACGCGATGTGGTTATCAAGTCCGGACTGGTCGATGCCATAGGTAAAGAGAACTTTTTCTTTGATCTCTCGGATGCCGTGAATCACTACAAGCATGGACACGAGCGGGTAGCTCAAGACGTTGTGATGCAAACCAACTCAAAGCACTGATATGTATAAGAAAAAAGAAGTTCGGGAAGATCTGATATTAAGGGATTTTTTGGCCATTGACCGAACGCGGTTGGCAATCAGCGAACGCTGTTGTCCTTTTTTAGAAGTGGGCTGTATCTTTTCGTGACTGCTGTGGCATTGACCGAGTTCTGATGCTCGAAGATCTAAAGTGGCTGACTGCCGTGATGTGGGCCGTTGGAGTCGCGGTTATGCTTATGGGGCTGGTGAATTACCTCCTTATGCGCCGGAAGATCATCAATGCTTATCGGGCCA harbors:
- a CDS encoding solute carrier family 26 protein, giving the protein MNVKQYIPLLNWITHYDRGDLRGDLSAGLTVGVMLIPQGMAYSMLAGLPPIYGLYASTVPLILYAIFGTSRQLAVGPVAMVALLISSGVGAIAPVGTDEFVGLAILLALMVGILQFSLGVFRLGFLVNFLSHPVISGFTSAAALIIGLNQLKHLLGIDIPRSNYIHEILINAGSNIGNTHVPTLILGVVAIGIIMNLKKVNRSIPGPLVVVILGILAVYFLKLDQGGMKIVKEVPSGLPNPEIPSLNWESLGDLMPIALTIALVGFMESIAVAKAIQAKHKNYEVDPNQELIGLGLANILGALFKAFPTTGGFSRTAVNDQAGARTGLASIISAVLIILTLLFLTPLFYFLPKAILASVIMVAVFGLIDFKEAKHLWHANKKDFAMLLVTFLATLSLGIEEGIAAGVVLSLAMVIYRVTYPHMAREGQLPGTNQFRNLERFSEAQSDPEILIARLDAQLFFANTNYFRERLEQWEQEKGDQLKLVILNAKAINGLDSSAVNMLHDLAEEYHKRDIEFYISGLKGPLRDVVIKSGLVDAIGKENFFFDLSDAVNHYKHGHERVAQDVVMQTNSKH
- a CDS encoding Crp/Fnr family transcriptional regulator, which translates into the protein MSNDIAEIFPAFTDEELRQQITDECTIRRTSAGTTLMEMGQYVKSIPLITEGRVKVFREDDDGHELFLYYLEPGEGCAMSFACTLHNQTSQVKAVAMEDTEFISVPVGLIPDWMSKYKSWYRFVIETYQARFEELLSTPDSIAFQRMDERLISYLKKSSEVLETRVLKLPHQEIAYELNTSREVISRLLKKIEKDGFVSLGRNRIEPVDL